From the Caballeronia sp. NK8 genome, one window contains:
- a CDS encoding ATP-binding cassette domain-containing protein: MPDATSPTYTPPVELVAAHGIVRRDAVRATTLLQPTDFALYAGQRASITGPSGSGKSVLLRTLALLDASDAGYVTWRGERIARARIPAYRRRVAYIAQRPAMLDGTVEDNLRYPFTLKTYCDAHFDRDTATRLAQAAGRGADFLDKLASDLSGGEAQIAALVRVLQLAPDVLLLDEPTASLDPASARAIEALVCAWFDADAERACIWVSHDPAQAARVATRHLTMNAGVLGEDTR, translated from the coding sequence ATGCCCGACGCGACATCGCCCACTTACACGCCTCCGGTCGAACTGGTCGCGGCGCACGGCATCGTGCGCCGTGACGCCGTGCGCGCCACGACGCTTCTGCAGCCGACGGACTTCGCGCTCTACGCGGGCCAGCGCGCGTCGATCACCGGGCCGTCCGGCTCGGGCAAGAGCGTCTTGCTGCGCACGCTCGCCCTGCTCGATGCGAGCGACGCCGGATACGTGACGTGGCGCGGCGAGCGCATCGCGCGGGCACGGATACCGGCTTATCGGCGGCGGGTCGCGTATATCGCGCAGCGGCCCGCGATGCTCGACGGCACCGTCGAGGACAATCTGCGCTATCCGTTCACGCTCAAGACCTATTGCGACGCACACTTCGATCGCGACACCGCGACGCGACTGGCGCAAGCCGCCGGACGCGGCGCCGATTTCCTCGACAAGCTCGCCAGCGATCTTTCGGGCGGCGAGGCGCAGATCGCTGCGCTCGTGCGCGTGCTGCAGCTCGCACCCGATGTATTGCTGCTCGATGAACCGACCGCATCGCTCGATCCGGCTTCGGCGCGCGCGATCGAAGCACTCGTCTGCGCATGGTTCGACGCCGATGCCGAACGCGCCTGTATCTGGGTATCGCACGATCCGGCGCAGGCGGCGCGCGTCGCCACGCGTCATCTGACGATGAACGCCGGCGTGCTCGGCGAGGACACGCGATGA
- the fetB gene encoding iron export ABC transporter permease subunit FetB yields MNGYQNLGLVDIGLAAALIVVNGALSVALNLGLERKLLIAAIRTVVQLLLIGYVLGWVFAFDRWYVVLPLMALMTVIAGFAASGRGRRTYAGQRADSIVSIWVSSWLIGAFGLFVVIRIHPWYEPQYAIPILGMILGNTLTGVSLGIERMTEELTAGRAAVEMSLALGASRWEAAQGPARQAVRAGMIPTLNQMAVVGLVSLPGMMTGQVLAGQSPLQAVRYQIVIMFLIAAASGLGVVGAVVMTYRRLFSRDHRFMAAKLVERKPRKRAA; encoded by the coding sequence ATGAACGGTTATCAGAACCTCGGTCTCGTCGACATCGGACTGGCAGCGGCGCTGATCGTCGTGAACGGCGCGCTGTCGGTCGCGCTCAATCTCGGGCTCGAACGCAAGCTGCTGATCGCCGCGATCAGGACCGTCGTGCAACTGCTTTTGATCGGCTATGTGCTCGGCTGGGTGTTCGCGTTCGATCGCTGGTATGTCGTACTGCCGCTGATGGCGTTGATGACCGTCATCGCCGGATTTGCGGCATCGGGTCGTGGTCGGCGCACCTACGCGGGACAGCGCGCGGACAGCATCGTCTCTATCTGGGTCAGTTCGTGGCTGATCGGCGCGTTCGGGCTGTTCGTCGTGATCCGGATCCATCCGTGGTACGAACCGCAATATGCAATTCCGATTCTCGGCATGATCCTCGGCAACACGCTGACGGGGGTGTCGCTCGGCATCGAGCGCATGACGGAGGAACTGACCGCGGGGCGCGCGGCGGTGGAGATGTCGCTCGCGCTCGGCGCGTCGCGCTGGGAAGCGGCGCAGGGACCCGCGCGCCAGGCGGTGCGCGCGGGCATGATTCCCACCCTGAACCAGATGGCCGTGGTCGGCCTCGTCAGCCTGCCGGGCATGATGACCGGCCAGGTGCTCGCCGGGCAGTCGCCCTTGCAGGCGGTGCGCTATCAGATCGTCATCATGTTTCTGATCGCGGCGGCGTCGGGGCTCGGCGTGGTCGGGGCCGTCGTGATGACGTATCGGCGGCTCTTTTCGCGCGATCACCGGTTCATGGCGGCGAAGCTCGTGGAGCGCAAACCCCGCAAGCGCGCCGCCTAG
- a CDS encoding VOC family protein, which translates to MNKISPCLWFADANAEEAVNYYVGIFRSARITEIMRHTESSPGPVGSVLAILFELEGEAFLALNGNSDFKFSPALSMFIKCETQEEIDHYWDKLLDGGQSLACGWLTDRYGVTWQIAPRRLLAMLQDPDPAKADRTMHAMRQMIKLDIAELDRAYNGA; encoded by the coding sequence ATGAACAAGATTTCCCCTTGTCTATGGTTCGCCGATGCCAACGCCGAGGAGGCTGTGAACTACTATGTCGGCATATTCAGGAGCGCGCGCATCACGGAGATCATGCGCCATACCGAATCGAGCCCCGGCCCGGTCGGCAGCGTGCTCGCCATTCTGTTCGAACTGGAAGGCGAAGCGTTCCTGGCGCTGAACGGCAACTCCGATTTCAAATTCTCGCCGGCGTTGTCGATGTTCATCAAATGCGAAACGCAGGAAGAAATCGACCATTACTGGGACAAGCTGCTGGACGGCGGCCAGTCGCTGGCGTGCGGCTGGCTCACGGACCGCTACGGCGTGACGTGGCAGATCGCGCCAAGGCGTCTGCTTGCGATGCTGCAGGACCCCGATCCGGCAAAGGCCGATCGCACGATGCACGCGATGCGGCAGATGATCAAGCTGGATATCGCGGAGCTGGACCGGGCTTACAACGGCGCGTGA
- a CDS encoding VOC family protein gives MSTSAVKPIPEGMHTLTPHLVCAGAADAIEFYKRAFGAVELGRLPGPDGKLMHAMVKIGDSTLMLVDEFPQFGSVGPKELKGSPVTIHLYVEDVDATVKQAESAGAKVTMPVADMFWGDRYGRLEDPFGHQWSVATHVRDVAPEEMKQAMGQQPCA, from the coding sequence ATGTCCACTTCCGCCGTCAAGCCGATTCCCGAAGGCATGCATACGCTGACCCCGCACCTCGTCTGCGCGGGCGCTGCCGATGCGATCGAGTTCTACAAACGCGCGTTCGGCGCCGTCGAGCTGGGCCGCCTGCCCGGACCGGACGGCAAGCTCATGCACGCGATGGTGAAGATCGGCGATTCGACGCTGATGCTCGTCGATGAATTTCCGCAATTTGGCTCGGTCGGTCCGAAGGAACTGAAGGGATCGCCGGTCACGATCCACCTGTATGTCGAAGATGTCGACGCCACCGTGAAGCAGGCCGAAAGCGCCGGCGCGAAAGTGACGATGCCCGTCGCCGACATGTTCTGGGGCGATCGATACGGGCGCCTGGAAGACCCGTTCGGCCATCAATGGTCGGTCGCGACGCACGTGCGCGACGTCGCGCCGGAAGAAATGAAGCAGGCGATGGGACAACAGCCGTGCGCATGA
- a CDS encoding response regulator, which produces MQPLHLLLVEDNALDAELTIAQLERADYAVDAAIVYDAATFIAELEKKRFDVILADFVMPTFSGIEALTIASERAPDTPFIFVSGLLGEEHAVDMLKRGATDYVLKQRLQRLPAVVRRAMRESAERAQRIAVERALRETETHFRLLIDALKDYAVITLDPEGRIRTWNAASERILGFPAQDVLGQSASIFYAQEDREAGVFEAELATARREGSASDDRWLWRKDGHSFFASGVTTAIRSEHDELIGFSKIVRDATDAHMAADALRLAKDQAESANRAKDHFLAVLSHELRTPLTPILAAVRLLEMKHSLPREAHPTLDLIRRNVELEARLIDDLLDLTSIARGKLSLNFASVALDTLLTSALDMSEADLRAKGLTLDTRFDAAQFVVLGDAARLQQIVWNLMKNAVKFTPAGGRIDVRTWNPDPMTIAVSVTDSGIGISAEALPRIFSAFEQADDSITRSFGGLGLGLAIASTLAQKHGGTLSAHSEGRDTGARFTLTLPLAKLQPAHEDEPLVEAARAEQGCALRVLLVEDNEQTSSAMAEVLEMLGHEVTVAVTVGDALERAKGGPFDLLVSDIGLPDGSGLDIARAWQTLQPDKPSVAITGYGMDEDIRRCREAGFRDHLTKPVNFSRLEALIRSLAEQPSK; this is translated from the coding sequence ATGCAGCCCCTGCATCTGCTTCTCGTCGAAGACAACGCACTCGATGCGGAGCTGACCATCGCCCAACTTGAGCGCGCGGATTACGCGGTCGATGCCGCGATCGTGTACGACGCCGCGACCTTCATCGCCGAGCTGGAGAAAAAGCGTTTCGACGTGATCCTCGCCGACTTCGTGATGCCCACGTTTTCGGGCATCGAGGCGCTCACGATCGCGAGCGAGCGCGCACCGGACACGCCGTTCATCTTCGTGTCGGGCCTGCTCGGCGAAGAGCATGCCGTCGACATGCTCAAGCGCGGCGCGACCGACTACGTGCTGAAGCAGCGTCTGCAACGCCTCCCCGCCGTCGTGCGTCGCGCGATGCGCGAGAGCGCGGAGCGCGCGCAACGCATCGCGGTCGAGCGGGCGTTGCGCGAGACGGAGACGCACTTCCGCCTGCTCATCGACGCGCTGAAGGACTACGCCGTCATCACGCTCGACCCGGAAGGACGCATCCGCACGTGGAACGCGGCGTCCGAGCGCATTCTCGGCTTTCCGGCGCAGGACGTGCTGGGTCAGTCCGCGAGCATTTTTTATGCGCAGGAAGACCGCGAAGCGGGCGTGTTCGAGGCCGAGCTCGCGACGGCGCGGCGCGAAGGCAGCGCGAGCGACGACCGCTGGCTCTGGCGCAAGGACGGCCATTCGTTCTTCGCGTCGGGCGTGACCACCGCGATCCGCAGCGAGCACGACGAGCTGATCGGCTTTTCGAAGATCGTGCGCGACGCGACCGATGCCCACATGGCCGCCGACGCGCTGCGCCTTGCCAAGGACCAGGCGGAATCGGCGAACCGCGCCAAGGACCATTTTCTGGCGGTGCTGTCGCATGAGTTGCGCACGCCGCTCACGCCCATTCTCGCGGCCGTGCGTTTGCTGGAGATGAAGCACTCGCTGCCGCGCGAGGCGCATCCGACACTTGATCTCATCCGCCGCAACGTCGAACTCGAAGCGCGGCTGATCGACGATCTGCTCGACCTCACGAGCATCGCGCGCGGCAAGCTGTCGCTCAATTTCGCGAGCGTCGCGCTCGATACCTTGCTGACGAGCGCACTCGACATGTCCGAGGCCGATCTGCGCGCGAAGGGCCTGACGCTCGACACGCGTTTCGACGCTGCGCAATTCGTCGTGCTCGGCGATGCCGCGCGCCTGCAGCAGATCGTCTGGAACCTGATGAAGAACGCGGTGAAGTTCACGCCGGCTGGCGGGCGCATCGACGTGCGGACGTGGAACCCGGACCCGATGACGATCGCGGTGTCGGTGACGGACAGCGGCATCGGCATCAGTGCGGAAGCGCTGCCGCGCATTTTCTCGGCGTTCGAGCAGGCCGACGATTCCATCACGCGCTCGTTCGGCGGCCTGGGCCTCGGCCTTGCGATCGCCAGCACGCTGGCGCAGAAACATGGCGGCACGCTCTCGGCGCATAGCGAGGGCCGCGATACGGGCGCGCGCTTCACGCTTACGCTGCCGCTCGCGAAACTGCAGCCCGCGCACGAGGATGAGCCGCTCGTCGAGGCTGCGCGCGCGGAGCAGGGATGCGCGCTGAGAGTGCTGCTGGTGGAGGACAACGAGCAGACTTCGTCGGCGATGGCCGAAGTGCTCGAAATGCTCGGCCACGAAGTGACGGTCGCCGTGACCGTCGGGGACGCGCTGGAGCGCGCGAAGGGCGGGCCGTTCGATCTGCTGGTGAGCGATATCGGCTTGCCGGATGGCAGCGGGCTGGACATCGCGCGGGCGTGGCAGACCTTGCAGCCCGACAAGCCTTCGGTGGCGATCACGGGCTATGGCATGGACGAGGACATCCGCCGTTGCCGCGAAGCGGGATTTCGCGACCATCTGACCAAGCCCGTGAATTTCTCGCGGCTCGAAGCGCTGATTCGATCGCTCGCGGAGCAGCCTTCGAAATAA
- a CDS encoding response regulator, whose translation MLKPILLVEDNPNDLELTLVALGKSQLANEVIVARDGQEAIDYLTCEGEWKERAPGNPAVILLDLKLPKIDGLEVLDMIRSNASLKSVPVVMLTSSREEQDLVRSYELGVNAYVVKPVEFAEFVEAISDLGVFWAVLNEPPPGSTRFRRPPAQ comes from the coding sequence ATGCTTAAACCGATATTGCTCGTCGAAGACAATCCAAACGACCTCGAACTCACGCTCGTCGCGCTCGGCAAGAGCCAGCTCGCGAACGAAGTGATCGTGGCGCGCGACGGTCAGGAAGCCATCGACTATCTCACTTGCGAAGGCGAATGGAAGGAGCGCGCCCCCGGCAATCCGGCGGTGATCCTGCTCGACCTGAAGCTGCCGAAGATCGACGGTCTCGAAGTGCTCGACATGATCCGCTCGAATGCGTCGTTGAAGAGCGTTCCGGTGGTCATGCTCACGTCATCGCGCGAAGAACAGGATCTCGTGCGCAGCTATGAACTCGGCGTCAATGCCTACGTGGTGAAGCCGGTGGAATTCGCGGAGTTCGTCGAGGCGATCAGCGATCTCGGCGTGTTCTGGGCCGTGCTCAACGAACCGCCGCCGGGCTCGACGCGTTTTCGCCGCCCGCCCGCGCAATGA
- a CDS encoding ATP-binding protein, whose product MSESASQPPIGARALHEASQGPPDAEARRRTLSSGVASKDCDAEPIHIPGGIQPHGFLLVLDGELRIVQASENLASLTGASVEALLGAPLDAVLGEAGAQRIAQAAATSALDDAPLYIGAVEVAPATRFDITLHRHDGMLIVEMEAAAATGDAFASMYPLVRTFARGLQDAASVQALAELAVREVRAITGFGRVMLYSFDEEGRSHVLAEDRDEGYASFLHQFFPASDIPRQARALYLKNRIRLVADVNYRPARLVPNVNPVTNRPTDLTYATLRSFSPVHLEYMRNMGTHASMSVSIVVRGKLWGLVSCHDHDARIVPFSTRVAVEHLGHMLSLQIEAKEEREEGEYLAALRRTMGRLISAMGEHDNFVGGLQSVPKDVLSFARSAGAAIVFDDQITLLGSTPDEDTVRALTHWLADHTSGVWATDSLAREWPPAQAHQDKACGVLALPVSQIFRNYLLWFRPELMQTIKWAGEPVKIEDADGASAPRTNFSPWLETVRGHSAMWRQGELEIASELRGALLNIVLRRAEERAELATELTRANKELEAFSYSVSHDLRAPLRHIAGYGDLLREQEGERMSDKSRRFLNNMLDSARFAGTLVDDLLTFSQMGRAALRPAPVDLGLLVRGVVQEFEAEGSERHIDWVIGELPRVTGDATFLQLALRNLVSNAVKYTRTRESAKIEIFATRSADEYVIGVRDNGVGFDMKYGAKLFGVFQRLHRAEEFEGTGIGLANVRRIVERHDGRTWAEGRLGEGAVFYFSLPVVFRSASVTPGASVTKPKKDHA is encoded by the coding sequence ATGAGCGAATCCGCGAGCCAGCCACCCATCGGCGCGCGGGCATTGCACGAAGCATCGCAAGGTCCGCCCGATGCCGAAGCGCGCCGGCGCACGCTCAGTTCGGGCGTCGCGAGCAAGGACTGCGACGCCGAGCCGATCCACATTCCCGGCGGCATTCAGCCGCATGGCTTTCTGCTCGTGCTCGACGGTGAGTTGCGCATCGTGCAGGCGAGCGAAAACCTGGCTTCGCTGACCGGCGCGAGCGTCGAAGCATTGCTCGGCGCACCGCTCGATGCCGTGCTGGGCGAAGCGGGCGCGCAACGCATCGCGCAGGCGGCGGCCACCTCCGCGCTCGACGACGCGCCGCTCTACATCGGTGCGGTCGAGGTCGCGCCGGCAACGCGCTTCGACATCACGCTGCATCGTCACGACGGCATGCTGATCGTCGAGATGGAAGCCGCGGCGGCGACGGGCGACGCGTTCGCATCGATGTATCCGCTCGTGCGCACGTTCGCGCGCGGGCTTCAGGACGCGGCGAGCGTGCAGGCGCTCGCGGAACTCGCGGTGCGCGAAGTGCGCGCGATCACGGGCTTCGGCCGCGTGATGCTCTACAGCTTCGACGAAGAAGGGCGCAGTCATGTGCTCGCGGAAGACCGCGATGAAGGTTACGCGTCGTTCCTGCATCAGTTCTTTCCCGCGTCGGACATTCCGCGCCAGGCGCGCGCGCTGTATCTGAAGAACCGCATCCGTCTCGTCGCCGATGTGAACTACCGGCCCGCGCGCCTCGTGCCGAACGTGAACCCCGTCACGAACCGTCCGACCGATCTCACTTACGCGACGCTGCGCAGCTTCTCGCCCGTGCATCTGGAATACATGCGCAACATGGGCACGCATGCGTCGATGTCGGTGTCGATCGTCGTGCGCGGCAAGCTGTGGGGACTCGTGTCGTGCCACGATCACGACGCGCGCATCGTGCCGTTCAGCACGCGCGTGGCGGTCGAGCATCTCGGGCACATGCTGTCCTTGCAGATCGAGGCGAAGGAAGAGCGCGAGGAAGGCGAGTATCTGGCCGCGCTGCGCCGCACGATGGGACGCCTGATCTCCGCGATGGGCGAGCACGACAACTTCGTCGGCGGCTTGCAGTCGGTGCCGAAGGACGTGCTGAGCTTCGCGCGCTCGGCGGGCGCGGCGATCGTGTTCGACGATCAGATCACGCTGCTCGGCTCGACGCCCGACGAAGACACCGTGCGCGCGCTCACGCACTGGCTCGCGGATCACACCTCCGGCGTGTGGGCCACAGATTCGCTCGCGCGCGAATGGCCGCCCGCGCAGGCGCACCAGGACAAGGCTTGCGGCGTGCTCGCGCTGCCGGTCTCGCAGATCTTTCGAAACTACCTGCTCTGGTTCAGGCCCGAGCTGATGCAGACGATCAAATGGGCGGGCGAGCCGGTCAAGATCGAAGACGCCGATGGCGCGAGCGCGCCGCGCACGAACTTTTCGCCGTGGCTCGAAACGGTGCGCGGACATTCCGCGATGTGGCGTCAGGGCGAACTCGAAATCGCCAGCGAATTGCGCGGCGCGTTGCTCAACATCGTGTTGCGCCGTGCCGAAGAGCGCGCCGAACTCGCGACCGAACTCACGCGCGCGAACAAGGAGCTGGAGGCGTTCTCGTATTCGGTGTCGCACGATCTGCGCGCGCCGCTGCGCCATATCGCTGGGTATGGCGACCTGCTGCGCGAGCAGGAAGGCGAGCGCATGTCGGACAAGAGCCGGCGCTTTCTGAACAACATGCTGGATTCGGCGCGCTTCGCGGGCACGCTCGTCGACGATCTGCTGACCTTTTCGCAGATGGGCCGCGCGGCGCTCAGGCCCGCTCCGGTCGATCTCGGCCTGCTCGTGCGCGGCGTGGTGCAGGAGTTCGAGGCGGAAGGCTCGGAGCGGCACATCGACTGGGTGATCGGCGAACTGCCGCGCGTGACCGGCGACGCCACTTTCCTGCAACTCGCGCTGCGCAACCTCGTTTCGAATGCGGTGAAATATACGAGAACGCGGGAATCGGCGAAAATCGAGATATTCGCTACCCGAAGCGCCGATGAATACGTGATCGGCGTGCGCGACAACGGCGTCGGCTTCGACATGAAATATGGCGCGAAGCTGTTCGGCGTGTTTCAACGGCTGCATCGCGCGGAAGAGTTCGAAGGCACTGGCATCGGACTCGCCAACGTGCGGCGCATCGTCGAGCGTCATGATGGACGCACGTGGGCAGAAGGGCGGCTGGGAGAGGGCGCGGTATTCTATTTTTCCCTGCCGGTCGTTTTCCGCAGCGCCAGCGTCACGCCGGGGGCGTCAGTCACAAAGCCAAAAAAAGACCATGCTTAA